Within Mauremys mutica isolate MM-2020 ecotype Southern chromosome 24, ASM2049712v1, whole genome shotgun sequence, the genomic segment CAGCCACCTGCCATGGAGGAGGGGATgcagcctggccccaccccaggctgggacaggacCAAGGAAGGGCTACAGGAGGACAACATGCACCTGGCAAGGGCAGCCGGGCAGGCAACGTCACTCTTTGTACAGCTGGGTCACTCTCACACCGCCCCGCCACCCCCCTCGAGAACAGACATGATTACACAGAAAGCCCCAGGGTCCATACGGTTATTCTTCAGCAAAGATCTCAGCCCTGTGGGCTAAGACCGTTGGTTAAATGAAATAATTGAGGGGTGGTGGAATCGGCTCCAGGTGAAGCTTTGCCCGGGTCCCTCCTGGATTGCGCCAAACCCAATGCTGGGGAGCCGGGTGCCTCTTTCAGGGATCACAAGGGGAAGCTAGTCTGTACCCCAATCCCAGGGGCGAAGCAGCTGTGATGCTGCTGCGTTCGAAGGCCAAGGGTCGGAGGCTGAGCACTGAGAGGAAAGCGTCAGCCTCCATCTGCCCCTGGAGAAATGATTGTCACAGGCCGAAGGGAACCAGGCAGCCTAGTGGGGAAAAAGCAAGTGACTAACCGGGATCTGCTTCTCTGGACCCGGCCCTCCCACCGCTCCGAGAATCTTTGAACGGGAACGTGAGGAGACTGGAAATGGAACCGGGTGCAGACGGAGGACGGATCCCTGGTCCAGCAAAGAACATGCGCAGAGTTACACCCGGGctttagtgctttgctggatcggcGCCTAGAAGGGGCAGGAACAATTTGATTGTAAAATGGAGTCCCTGTTGATCCAGGCGTCAGGTCGTGATGTctctgtgtgtgcgcgtgtgtgcgaGTGCGTGGGCACATACTTTTTAACCTCTTGGTTTCTATTTGGGGGCTAActtcactgctgcctccctctgggCCCCTCTTAAAGTCAGCGGAGCTAGGAGGAAGAAAGGGCACGGCCCCGGGTGGGTCTGTTCCCATGGGCACGGCCCCGGGTGGGTCTGTTCCCATGGGCACGGCCCCGGGTGGGTCTGTTCCCATGGGCACGCAGGCTGCTACGTGTGTTGTGCTCCAGGAGCTTTGCCACGAGCCCGAGTCCTCTCCGGACGACTGACCGGACAAGGACGAACGCCAGGGATGAGAACCGCCGACACGTCGTGGAAGGGTGCGAAAACCACAGCTGGGTGCGGCAGGGAGCAGCCATGGGGCGACACCGAGCACGGGAACCTATCAAGCTGCACAGCAGGGGAAACGCTCTAACGGCGAATGCTACACAaaccgtggggggaggggagaccatTACGTGCAGTCACGGGCCTGATCTTTGGTTAATCCTTGAGCCATCACAttagggtgaaatttacccctcTGCAGAGAGACAGCAAGTAGCCTTGGCACCTGCTGAGTCCAGTTAAGCCTACAGGGCACGTGCTGTTAATCTTGCCCAGTGGTAATTTTCACATCACAGAGAAGCCAGGCTGACGTCCCCCTTCACGCCCGGGCAGAAGATGCTGTTGCCAGTGGGCAACACCTGGGTGAGATCAGCCTCTAAGGATGATGTGAGAGAACAGGGTGAAAACcaagggagcccagagccccctccccacactttaTCACCTCCCCATTAACTGACCGACCTGCTGTAAAGATGGCGGCCATGGCACTGATGCACCACACAGGTGGCATAAACTGGCATAATGCCATTGGCTTCCCActtacaccaggtgaggatctggccccatagtGTCTAGAGCCGGGCGAACATTTCCAACAAATAAAAAGCATTCATCACCTCCCAGGGCCGGGCCCTCCGAAGGTGTaaatccactggagtcaatggaactgGGCTGACTTACTCGAGATGGGGAGCTGGCCCCAACTTGACCTTGAGGGCGTTTGGCGTGATTTCCGCAAACACGCCCAAAAGCTTTTGCGTTTGTCTGCCTGCAAGAACGTTCCTGGGAAGCTCACGGCTCGCTCACGCGCGTGCAAACGTGTGCTCCGTGCAGGAAGCGTTCCCAGGAGCACCTCCTCAAATCCCTTCCCTCGTCCCCGCTTGTAACAAATTTCAACAATCCCGCTGGAGAGCAGAGACTCCGGCCCGCAACCTGACGCCCTGCCTAATGCCAAGTTCCCGGAGCGTTTTCACTGAGCGTTCGTCGAACCGTTTCCAGTAACGAGCAAATCTGTAATAAAGTCTATCTGGGGCGCGTGGGAAAAAGGTCTCAAGTCAGCTCGATAAATGATTCACTGCAGATAAATGATCCAGCTCCAAGGCATCCCTGACTCTGCCGTCCCGAACCAAACACTAACTGAGCCCCAGCTTTTCCTTGCACAGTGAGTGGTACACGAGCTGAAATCTCTAGTCCTGTCACTAACCCTGCAGCTCGTCCTGtttcagcccctgccacagcaaaGGAGACCCGAGACCCACACCCAGTAGCTTGGTCTGTCTAGCTGGGAAGTCTCACCACTAGCACCGAGCCTGCATTCTAGTGGCACCCCTGGGTCATGGCCCATTGATTGATTTGTCCTGCTGGACGGGGTTTACCCTGTACTCCCATTGCCTTCCCTAAAGGGCCGCCCCACTCGGATGGGGGCCCGAACGCAGCGAGCCAACAAGCTGCCTTTGGGGGACTTGCACCATCCTTGCGAATCTGGCTGTGGCGGAGCAGAACTGCCTCCCGGGTCATGCTCAgctgcagatcctcagctggtgtcagtgAGCCGGCGTCGCCCCCCTGCAGTCGACGGAGCTCtggcagtttacaccagctggggtctggcctgcAATTCGTCGGGCGTGATCAGGGGAGCGAGGGGCTGGTCGCGCCACGCCCACAGCGCTACGCTGCAGGGAGAGTGGGTGCAAGGAAAGCGAGTAGGGATCAGGGAGGCATCCGTTCTGAGGAGCTCCCTCGCGAGGTGTTCCCGAGAACGGACGTCAGCCCGGCTAAGAATCAGAAGCTCCCGGGCGGTGGCTGAGGCCCAGTGGCCAGCTACAGACTCGAACCAGGAGCAGCAAAAGAACGAAAGTTGCTCCTGCTCTGAGCCGCGCAAAGCATCCCCACTCACTTCGCTGCTTTCAAAACCAGGTGCCCTCCTTCAGCAGGACCCAGTTAAAGAACAGAGATATTCTGAGGGCGGATACCTCTGTGAGGGACCCCCCAGAGGAGCCCCCAAGCTCTGGGGCGGACCCACACCAGTCAGCGGGTAGCCGAGAGTCGAATCCAGCCCCATCTCTttacttgggggaagggggaattctGCTTTCAGGAACAGCCGGTGCAACCCCATTGGGGTCAGCAGGCCTGCATAGGTTTCAAGgagggcaggactggggcctgGTTTAGGGGTGTCTTCAAGCAATTGAGGCAGCtgccaaactctgccccccttcAGAGCCATTTGTCGGGTCCCTTGCTGGGCTCCTTGGCCCCAAAGTGAAAACCGTTTTGCTTTGCCAGGGCCAAATATGCTGAATAAGCAACTGACTCGAGGGGACCCATCAATGCCACTAGGTGATGCCAAAGGCGAATCATAATGCCCCATGCACCCATGCAGCAATAGGACATGCCCAGGGATTGGAGGGCTCAGACTTTGTCCAGACGAGcatgttgcgggggagggctgcCCTGGACTGGAAAGGCGACAGCATTGATGCTATGGGGCTGCCGGTGCTGAGTGGGTGGAGGTACTGACAGGGGACGAGGGCCCTACCTGTGGCTAACCAGGGCTCCACGGTTTAATGACCATGGACATGTCCAGAACAACCCTCCAGAACTCCCAACAAGCAGTCCCGTCTCCCGCTGGCCGAGACTTGGGCCAACCTCTGCCAGTTTCACCCACCGTCCAGTGCTGGGAGCATCTCGGTCAACAGCTCAGTGGCCGATATCCTTACCGGCACGGTGTCGACAAGGGAAACGTTCATGCAAGGGGAGACGCAGTCAATGTCCTTCCAACCACCTCGCCCCGTCACGGCCTTGGCATTCCAGCACAGAAAAGCCAGCTAAGAAATGAAGGAGCCGCTCTTCTGTAGAAACCAGCAGAGGACATGACATCACAGGGGTGTGGGAGCTGATAGGCCCCGGTTCCGGCATTCAAACCAGCGGGGTCAATAAAGTACCTTAAGGCTTGTGGTCACCATTGTGAGTGCCGGACTGAGAAGTTCCTTCAGAGGAGGAGTGACTCCGGAATGACCGATTCTGCTGCCTGGAAATCCAGCAGGGACCTGTTTATTTTTTACACCGCTGCATTTTTTCTGGAACCGAGAGTTGCCCCTGGCACCACAGGAACGATCAACTTTAGGTGTTGAAACAGCAGGTCCatctcccagcccacccccacggACCTTGGCCAAGCTGTGTCGGTACGTCACACGCGTTTGCAGAGGTCTCCTCCCCGGAGAGTGTCCTTTCCCTTTTGCCGCAGAAACAGTCCCTCTTGCGGCTGGTTTGAAGGCTCGGGTCAGTGCTTAAAAACTCTAAGCAGCAAGATCAGGCCAAATTTAAGTTCGGCCCAGCAGCTCACGTGCCGGCCGAAACCTCTGCTTCAAACTTCTTGTGGAGCTGTGGTCTGGGGCGCTGTGTCTGTGCCTTGTTGGGTTTCCCCAGACCTGTCATCGGAACGAACCCGGGGTGAGGGGGATAGTTAAGCTGCCGCTGGacaggcaggctgggctgtgGCCTCTTCAAGATGATATAGGAGCTTCTGTCTTGCTGGAGCAGGTGGCCGGAGTGTTTCTAAACCGTGGCCCGTTGACGCCAGGGCATATGGAGAAAGTGCTGGGACGTAGGtggcctccctccttccccttccagaAGGCCGGAAAAAAAAGTCCTAACAACAGCCAGTTCTTGAAGAACCATCTAAGGAGGCTTCTTAGACCTATGACCCTCTCCTGAGCCCCGCATCAGTGAGATGAGCTCCGGCATCCTTTGGATAACAGAGGAGGGTGCCATTTAACGAGGGGGAAAGCCAttggtaaaataaaaaaaaagggagTCCTACAGGCGGGAGAGTTGGTGATGGCCATCCCCGGTGGGCTGAGGATCTCTGAGAGACCCCACCATGGCACAGGGGAGCGGGTGGGGGAGAGACAAaggcagggggaaaaaataagcgtgtataataaatataatattcaGCGCCGGTGGCGTATTGCATGGAAGCGGACGTCAGACGAGCGATGCCGCGGCCGGGAGATGGTGCTGCCTATTATACACTTTACAAACACTGCATTTGTTTCCCCAGTCTCTTAAGAAAAAGAAGTTGTGTCTGGTAGGTAAATAAAATCCTGTGTCACTTGGAGTTTGTGGGTGGAACCTAGGGAACTATGAGGGATGGGGTAAcagaaggtgtggggggggcagtccTTTTTGGCTGTACAATGGAGCCGGCAGACGTTTCACATCACCGTGCAGCATTTGCAACGCTGTTTCTTCATGTCTAGGTCCTGATCGGCCCCCTTGGGATCCGTGTCGTTGGTTCCTGGCGTCTCCCCGACCTGGCCGTCTTCCTTCTGCGGCAGGGCGGCCACGGGCTCCACGGTGCTGCCGTTGGGCGGGGCGTGGTCCTTGCCCGTGCAATCTGCCGCTCCGGCCGCCGCTGGCTTGTTGTCGGCATCTTCGATCACCACCAGCTCGGCCTTGAtggtgccccccaggcccagcaccTTTTTGGTCTCGTCCTCGTCCTCCACGTTCTGGTAGCCCATGAAGATCATGGTAACCGGCTGCTCTTTGCTAGGCTCCGCCCCGTCGCCGGAGGCCAGGAttcttgggctgtccactggctTGGCTTGCACCCCCGTGATCTCCTTCCGGGGAGTGGTCTTCTGGCTGGGCAGGCTGCTCCCGGGACCCCCCTTCTTGGCCTCTTCGCGCTCCTTGGTCTTCAAGTCCCTCTGGGAGACCTCGCTCAGGTTCGCCTCATCTGCCTTGTGGATCAGCTCGTCCACCTCGGAGGAGCTGAGAGGGTGCACCCCGTTCTCGATGGCTCCGTCCTCCATGTGGACCGCGTGCACCACTGCGGGAGAGACAGAGAAGACAGTGAGGGCTCAGGAGGAAGGCCAAGGGGGCAGGTGCCAGGCTGATCTAGAGATGAGAGGTGGGGCCTGGATCTGGGATAGGCTGAGACGAAGGCTTGGAACCaagccagggctgggggctgaggtTTCAGACGGCAGGAATCTACGGAGCTAATCTCACATTATCGCTCCCATCTGGAGCTGGCTGCATCTTGGTTTAGGATCTGACCCACACCCAGAACTCCCCTTCTGGATCAGGCAGCTTTTGAGCCCTTCAAAGAGGCAGACACGCCCCACACTCCGCTGTTTGCTGCACCCTCGACCCAATCACCGGAAACAGCGGTTGTCATCCAGTGACACTCCCAGATCAGCACATGCTACCGTCCAGGGAATTATTCCTTGGGCGAACCACAGCAAACCCCCATCTACAGTCAGGTGACGAGAACCAATGGCTTCTAAAGCAGAGCTTGGGGTAGATCACACTGGGCACCCACAAAGGAAAACACCCTTTAAACAGGAAACCAGCCCTAGAATTGGTCAGCTAGGATACATCCCCAGATCATCCTCAGTACAGGGGTGATGACCTGGGGCATCTGTAAGAAAGAGTCCCCACCCCTGAGATTAGTATACGCAGCCACTAGGTGGCGCGACTGCTCCATACCAAGGCATTTGGGTTTGATGATGATGGCGATGACATGTTATGCCTATGGAAGGTGGCTCTGCTGGTTATGATGTGGCTAGCGTGGTGCATCTCTTTCCAGGAGCCAAGGGTGCGTGCTGCTTCGCCAACCGCTGCCCTGAATAATGCGAGGCAGCGAAATAGTGCAACCCACACACAGCTCGTGGGACAGGCCAGGAGAGAAACCCAAAGCACCTGATCAGAGCAAAATTAGCAGCCTACAAACCAGGGGAGCCCCAAGCTCAGAGCTGCTGTCGGCACCCCGATGCAGAACCCACATCCAAGCCCAGTGTGTGGCGTAGGTGTGGGCCAGTGTCGGTTACCAATGGAACAGGGAAGGCCGCAGCACACCTCGGTAAGAGCCATTCCTGGGGACTGATGTTCACTGAAAATGGGTCCGTGTTTGCCCATCGTTTGTAAACCGATCCCCCAACAGCTGCAGAACGCTACAAGGGGCGAAGTGACTTTTAAAGGCGCCTTCGCTTATTTCAGCCCCAATGCCTCCCTGCACCCGCCGCGTGACAAACAAGACCACAGCTGCCCTTGACCGAAAGAGTCTGAATGTGTTTGGAGCCCAGCAATCCACGCAGCTCCTGCCACGGTGAGGCACGTGTCCCAGCAGCCTGGGCAGATCGTAGCTTTGGGAAGGGCTGAGGGGACGGTTGCAGCAAATTGCTAAGGAGTTCAGGTAGTTAGCACCACCCTCTTGCTATCCGCTCACAGCCCCAGGAAGTGGCTGTCAGCTGATGTGGTGGCCCCAACACAAATGGCAAAAGATAGCTGCAGTCGTGGAGGCTCTTAACGAGAAAGCAAGATAACACAGACCCCAAAGTGTTTTAGGAAGTCAGGTCTTAGTAGCCCCCATTTCACAcactagggaaactgaggcacagggcagggaaagcaacttgcccaaggtcgcacAAATTAAGTAGCAGAGCCAGGGACTGAACTGGACCCAGAGTCCAGCATCCAAGCCAGGGCACCACACAGCTTCAACCTAAACAATATTACCTCCCACACACGTCTATGCATCAACTCTAGACTATGTCATGCATCCTATGAATCTTTCCTCCATTCCCCGGGACATGAAAGCGCTTATCTAACATCCTCCAACGCGCAAGAATCAgagcaatgcagggctggaagggacctcgagaggtcatcaagaccagccccctgtgctgaggcaggaccaagctagaccatccctgcccgGGGTTCcaccaacctgctcttaaaaacctcccatgaCGGGGATTtcccagcctcccttggaagcctgttcccgAGCTTAACTCcgcttataattagaaagtttttcctaatatcgaacctaaatcccctttgctgcagattaagcccattactttcttgtcctatcttcagtggacgtggagaagaactgatcaccatcctctgtaTACCAGCCgccctttacatatttgaagattgttatcagaTCTTCTCTCtgtcgtcttttctcaagactaaacgtgcccaGTTTCGTGAGCCTTTCCCCAGAGGGCAGGTTTTCTGAGCCTTtcgtcatttttgttgctcgcctctggactctctccaatttgtcctcatctcTCCTAAAatggggtgcccagaactggacactggatTCCCAATGAAGCCTCATCGATGTCAAGTGGAGCAGGACAATCACCTCCCACGTCCTACATCCCACACTCCAGTTAACGCACCCCAGAACGATAacagcctttttcacagctgcatcacattgttaacTCATATCCAATGTGTGATCCACTaagacccccagatccctttcaccTATTCCCCGGTTTGTAGGtgggcatttgatttttccttccaaagtgaAGCACTTGGCACTTGTCTTTGCTGGATTTCATCCTGTTGAATTCAGAGCAATTCTCCGATttctcaaggtcattttgaattctaatcctgccctccaaagtgcttgcaacccctccctgctCGATGTCATCTGCAAGTTTTATCAGCATGGCCTCCACTCCAGTACCCAaggcattaatgaaaatattgcccAGTACCGGACCCAGAGCTGACCCTGCAGGATGCTGCTAGAGACACCCTCCcggtttgacagcaaaccattgagcACGACCCTCTGAGCAGAGTTTTTCAAGCAGCTGTGCACCCAccttggtttggcatgatttgctcttgacaaatccCTGCTGGCTGTTCCTTAGAACCCCACTGTTCTCCAGGGGCTTGCAGATTGAATCTACTGGTTCCGGGAGAGCAACAT encodes:
- the PALM gene encoding paralemmin-1 isoform X3: MKKQMQEDKVKTKELEETIQRLERELEILENGDSAPSAKKLGKEVPAKEEKAANAQKTPLGTAKAEQKICNSPMKSVEGTDMMKAAMYSVEITVEKDRVTGETKVLSSTTLLPKNHCLQGVKVYEDEMKVVHAVHMEDGAIENGVHPLSSSEVDELIHKADEANLSEVSQRDLKTKEREEAKKGGPGSSLPSQKTTPRKEITGVQAKPVDSPRILASGDGAEPSKEQPVTMIFMGYQNVEDEDETKKVLGLGGTIKAELVVIEDADNKPAAAGAADCTGKDHAPPNGSTVEPVAALPQKEDGQVGETPGTNDTDPKGADQDLDMKKQRCKCCTVM
- the PALM gene encoding paralemmin-1 isoform X1 is translated as MEIAEAGAVQQERLQAIAEKRKRQIEIENKRRQLEDDRRQLQHLKSKALRERWLLEGAPSSASEEDEAMKKQMQEDKVKTKELEETIQRLERELEILENGDSAPSAKKLGKEVPAKEEKAANAQKTPLGTAKAEQKICNSPMKSVEGTDMMKAAMYSVEITVEKDRVTGETKVLSSTTLLPKNHCLQGVKVYEDEMKVVHAVHMEDGAIENGVHPLSSSEVDELIHKADEANLSEVSQRDLKTKEREEAKKGGPGSSLPSQKTTPRKEITGVQAKPVDSPRILASGDGAEPSKEQPVTMIFMGYQNVEDEDETKKVLGLGGTIKAELVVIEDADNKPAAAGAADCTGKDHAPPNGSTVEPVAALPQKEDGQVGETPGTNDTDPKGADQDLDMKKQRCKCCTVM
- the PALM gene encoding paralemmin-1 isoform X2; translated protein: MEIAEAGAVQQERLQAIAEKRKRQIEIENKRRQLEDDRRQLQHLKSKALRERWLLEGAPSSASEEDEAMKKQMQEDKVKTKELEETIQRLERELEILENGDSAPSAKKLGKEVPAKEEKAANAQKTPLGTAKAEQKICNSPMKSVEGTDMMKAVVHAVHMEDGAIENGVHPLSSSEVDELIHKADEANLSEVSQRDLKTKEREEAKKGGPGSSLPSQKTTPRKEITGVQAKPVDSPRILASGDGAEPSKEQPVTMIFMGYQNVEDEDETKKVLGLGGTIKAELVVIEDADNKPAAAGAADCTGKDHAPPNGSTVEPVAALPQKEDGQVGETPGTNDTDPKGADQDLDMKKQRCKCCTVM